The Apium graveolens cultivar Ventura chromosome 3, ASM990537v1, whole genome shotgun sequence sequence TCGTTAAATTCGAAAACTCGCGAACTGCTCGAACTCGGCTCGTATATTACACGAGCCGAGCTCGAACACACAATTCGGGCTCGATTATTTTCAGGCTCGACTCGATAAAAAAAACTCGAACTCAACTGTAAAAAACTCGAACTCGGCTCGAATTACAGCCCTATATTAACCTAAAATTAAAGTGAACAATAACAATAAAAGCTAACTTCGCAAGTGGCCAGACGGCAACAAGCCCGCGTCAAAAAGAAGTCGCAACAACAAAACCATACAAACACATTTAAAAACTTATCCCTCTTTTTTCGCTTCCACACctttccccatctcctttatctctctctcctctctctaaATCTCCGACGACGAAATGCCGTCCACCGCCGTACCGGAAAATCTGAACCGCGACCAATACCTCTACCTAGCCAAACTCGCCGAACAATCCGAACGCTACGAAGAAATGGTGACCTTCATGGAACACCTAGTCACTTCCACCACCACCACCGAACTCACCATCGAAGAGCGTAACCTCCTCTCCGTTGCTTACAAGAACGTCATCGGCTCTCTCCGTGCCGCCTGGCGTATCGTATCCTCTATCGAACAGAAAGAGGAAGGGCGCAAAAATGATGATCATGTTGAGCTAGTTAAAAGTTATAGGAGTAAAGTTGAGGATGAGCTGAGTGGCGTTTGTGGTGGTGTGTTGAAGTTGATGGACTCGCATTTAGTGCCGTCTGCTAAGGAGAGTGAGTCGAAAGTGTTTTATTTGAAGATGAAAGGGGATTATTATAGGTATCTTGCCGAGTTTAAGATTGGTGATGAGAGGAAACACGCCGCTGAGGAGACTATGGTTGCTTACAAGGCTGCTCAGGTTTTTTGGATATTTTTCTACTTAATAATTGTGCTAATTGCGATTTTTGTTTGAATTAGGAATTTGTTAGTGTTGAATGGTATTGTGATCGGTTAATCTCCATGTGTTTCGGAAATCTTGTTTGAATTTGTGAAGCTTTAATTAAGTCTAGTATTATATAGTTCGTATATGTTATACGATTTAAAGGATCTTAGTGTGCGTTAGCTCAAAATGGAATTTAATTGATATAGTAAGAGTTAGTAATAACTTAAGATACTATTATTCGAGTTATGTTAATTTGATGCTCCATTTGACATTTTTGAAGGGTTAGGAGTTGGGAAAAAATATAGACAATTGAGGACACGATAAGTGAAAATATAAGATTTTAAACACTGTGCTTTCCTTGAGTCCCATAACTATGTTAAATGTTAACGAGTCATGTGTGTTTGCGGGAACACAACATTTTTGCAATTTGAACATGGACTGTAATTGGAAATTTTCCAAGCTAACAAGCAATAATTGCATCATAAGTAATTCCTTTTTTCATTATTAAACTACTTGTGTAGACAAACAATTGATGTTGCTAGCTCCATTTCCAGTCAGCCGGCTGTGGAGCTTGGTAAAAAATACACTTATGCACACCGCCGCCAGATTTCTCAAGCTTGAAATCATAAGTTGTACAACTTCCACTACATGTCTTGTTGTTTATATCATTTACTCCTTGACATAACTTTAAACAACAAGAACCCTTTGGATCCAACAAATTATATTTTGCTTCAGATACcttaataaaaaaaattccaaCTGCTGCATGTTCTTCCATTTAAAATTCGTTTGGTGGATTATCACCAAGTAAAAAGAACTTCATGCAGTTAGAATTCAGTGCAGAAAAACTGTAGTCAAGATGCCTGATTTGTTTTACCTTTACTTAATGCTGCGCTTGATATCTTGTAAGCGCTTAGAGTTGGGAGTTAGGACAAAGATAAACAAAATATAATGACggtaaatataaatataagatatGACACTGTGCTTTCATGGCCTGCCATATCTTCGTGTGCAGTTATATAATAGAAGTTCTCCTATATATTTTAAGATGTTTGGTATGGAGGTGCGATTAAAAGTTTAGcctaatatattaaatatttgaaGTAAAAGTTTCCACAAACATGTCAATACATGCAGAAATGTAAACATGTCAGTTAATTGGTATACATTTGCTAGTCATGCCTTGCATTCGTCTCAGTTGTGTGTAATAGAAATCGAGAAATGGTATAGACCATGTTTCTTTTGCTACCTATTCACCTAGACTGTCACTGATTCTGTTCTTATCAATTTCCTAAACATAATACAGGATATTGCGGCTGCTGATCTCCCTTCGACACACCCTATCAGGCTGGGATTGGCACTCAATTTTTCGGTGTTTTACTATGAGATTCTCAATGCATCAGAAAAAGCATGTAACATGGCAAAACAGGTATGTCTGTCAAACTGTTTCTGCCACATTATTTAAGTTGAATTTCTGCTTAGTGCAAAATATTACTCTCTTCAAGTTCAGATTTAATCATACCCAGCCTTTCTCTTCTCCACTCTTTGAACTATGATGGTGTGAAGAAAATTGACTTTCAAAATGTACAGGCCTTTGAGGAGGCGATTGCGGAGCTGGATACTTTGGGTGAGGAGTCCTACAAGGACAGCACTCTCATCATGCAACTCTTGAGGGACAATCTCACTCTTTGGACTTCAGATATGCAGGTTTGTAATTATTAAGAGATCGCTCCTTATATGGTGTTCTAGGTAATCGAGTGCACCATTAACTTATCTAAGCATCCTACTCTCAATTATAGATATTTTAAGATCCTCGGATATGAATTCGAGATCGAACCTAATTGTGGGGACTAGGAATATGACTATCTGTAAATACTTATTTCCACAACATATTCACTTTAGACTCTTCATGTGTTATGCAAGTAGTGATTTATCTCATCTCAAACCAAAATTCAAATACACCATTTTGGTGTAAATTTTCTCTCCAACCCAACTCTAATGTTTACACTAGTTTGCTGTCACGTTAAAAATTACACCAAATTTGGCGTCACACCAAACTTTTAGAGTTTTTGTACATTGCCCATGTACTCCTTACCTAAAACAAATTTGTTCCTTTTATATCCTACCAATTTTATTACTTTTGTACTTTACTTTTGTATTTTAGCAATAAAATAACCTATATAGTATAAGAAAGTTTTCTTTTGGTTTAAAATTTAGTGCAAGTGGGTTGGAGTTGAGTTTGCAAATAGTGCAATTTTTACACCATTTTGGTGTAGAAATCAGACCAAAACTGTGTGATAGGTTGGAGATGCTCGGAGTCCCGTTATTTTTTTTATCATGAACTTAAAGGACAATGATCAACCGAAACAAACCAAAAGGAAAGGATAATGATAAGCAAAGTACCAGAAAGAAAGCTTCCCACCCTCTCAAACTTCTTACCCTTCATcaggtctctctctctcttatgCACCAGCTTTTCAATGGCGGATTGAGGGAAAAAAGGTCACAAGGGGccatataattaacaaaataaAGTACTATAATTTCTTCGGGCTTTTTTTTTGTTTGG is a genomic window containing:
- the LOC141712717 gene encoding 14-3-3-like protein D: MPSTAVPENLNRDQYLYLAKLAEQSERYEEMVTFMEHLVTSTTTTELTIEERNLLSVAYKNVIGSLRAAWRIVSSIEQKEEGRKNDDHVELVKSYRSKVEDELSGVCGGVLKLMDSHLVPSAKESESKVFYLKMKGDYYRYLAEFKIGDERKHAAEETMVAYKAAQDIAAADLPSTHPIRLGLALNFSVFYYEILNASEKACNMAKQAFEEAIAELDTLGEESYKDSTLIMQLLRDNLTLWTSDMQEDTDEA